The nucleotide sequence CAGCCGGCAGGTCAGGTCATTGCCCATTTCATCAATGGTTTTCAGTGTGGAAGTCAATTGCCGGTACACATTGCGCGCCACCAGCACCGCCAGCAGCAGCGCCAGCAACAACGCCGCCACGGTGCCGCCCAGATAACCATACCCGCTCAGCCGGGCCTGTTTTTCCAGCATGTCCGCCCAGCTCAGCAGTTCTGCGCAGGCCGCGTCTTCAATCACTTTGAGCCGATCGATACGCTGTGTCTGCTGGCTGAACCAGTCGTTAGCATCGATGCCGAACCTACCGCTGGCGGCTTTGGCAAACGCGGTATCACGCATTTTCAGCGCCGTCTGCACCGCCGCATCGTTCAGTAACGCCTGCAATTGCTGCCTGAGCGCCGGTTGGGCAAACTGATTGAAAGCAGTGGTGTACGCGTTTTCCATGCCGCCCAATTGACTAAAACGCTCATACTGACCCGGCGCAAAGCGATCCACGGCAAATACTTCGGACAGCAGCGCCCGCATGATGCCTGCCTGCTCCTTGATATTCAGCAGGTTGTAATAGGCCGCCACCCGAGTCACCAGCCCGCCATCGGTTACCAGATGGCTCATATCGCCCACCAACGCGATAAGATCGCTGACGCTGGTGGTGTACCATCCCACGACTTGCGACGTGGGCAGCGAGAAACCATCTACCTGGGCGCGCAACGAGGAAAGTGTTTGCAAGCGCTCCCGCAGGCTACTCAAACGCTGCGCAATTCCCTCGGCTGAGCTGGATAAGGCAAACGCGGACTGGCTTTGCCACAACGCGGCTAATGCCTTATCGGTTTCAACGCGCTCAGTATAAAAACTTTATTTACATTGAAGGGCAGGTATTTAAAAAAAACAAAAAAATCAGCAATAACTTGTTTTTATAATTTAACCGGCCGCCATGTTACACCATAAAACCCAACAAAAGTTTAAAATAATTAACACATATTGCCGTTCGGCAGAAAGACAATTGGCCGTCTGCCGATGCAAATTTCAGCGTTGTTTGGGCCCAGCCTCGGGGATGATCAGGTATCCCTTAATATTATTCGCGTCGCCGACGCAAACCAAACCTGCCGGCACGACGGGAATAAACGCAGCGTTATCACAATTAATCACCATACAACGCCTGACAGCCTGCATCGCTTCTGCCAAAATAGGCGCATACCCCCGCATTGAAAATGATGGATTTTCTGTACATGGTTGCAAAAATTATTGATGGTAAAACGATTGCGCAGCAGGTGAAAGACGAAGTGGCCGCGCGCGTGAAACAACGACTGGCCGAAGGTAAACGCGCGCCGGGGCTGGCGGTCGTGCTGGTGGGCGACAACCCTGCCTCGCAGATTTATGTCGCCAGCAAGCGCAAAGTCTGTGAAGAAGTCGGCTTTGTTTCCCGCTCCTACGACCTGCCGGCCATCACCACCGAGCCGGAACTGCTGGCGCTGATCGACGAACTGAACGCCGATGCCGCCATCGACGGCATTCTGGTTCAGTTGCCGTTGCCGGCGGGAATCGACAATACCAAGGTTATCGAGCGTATCGCATCAAACAAGGATGTAGACGGTTTCCACCCGTATAATGTCGGTCGGCTGTGCCAGCGCGCGCCGCTGCTGCGCCCTTGCACGCCGCGCGGCATCGTCACGCTGCTGGAACGCTATGACATCAACATGTTCGGCCTGAACGCCGTGGTGGTGGGTGCCTCCAACATCGTTGGCCGCCCGATGAGCATGGAACTGTTGCTGGCGGGCTGCACCACCACCGTCACCCACCGCTTCACCAAAGACCTGCGTCATCACGTTGAACACGCCGACCTGCTGGTGGTAGCCGTCGGCAAACCGGGGTTCATTCCGGGCGAGTGGATCAAACCGGGCGCCATCGTGATTGACGTCGGCATCAACCGGCTGGAAAACGGCAAAGTGGTCGGCGATGTGAAGTTTGACGAAGCCGCAGAGCGCGCCGCGTATATCACGCCGGTGCCGGGCGGCGTAGGGCCGATGACGGTCGCAACGCTCATTCAGAACACCTTGCAGGCCTGCGAGGAATACCACGACACAACGGCACAGGCGTAATCTCCCATGAACGTATTCCATCTGGATAAACACCCGCACGTGGAACTGTGCGACCTGCTGAAACTGCAAGGCTGGAGCGAAAGCGGCGCCGGCGCCAAACTGGCGATTGCCGCCGGTGAAGTGACCGTCGACGGTCAGACCGAAACCCGCAAGCGCTGCAAAATCGTCGCGGGTCAGGTTGTGTGCTTTGGCAGCGAGTCGGTTACCGTTCAGGCGTAACGCGCCGGTTTCCGTCACGATGCGACGACAATGAAAAAAACCCGGAAAAACCGTAATGCCGATCATTTAAGGATCGGCATTAGGAAAAACCGGGCTTTTTTATTGGAGGAATGCCGTCTGACGAGCGGTGATTATTTACGACGCCAGGATTATTTGCGACGCCAAATAGTGCCCTGCGGGCCGTCTTCCAGCACGATGCCCATTTCCGTCAGCCGGTTGCGCGCGGCATCGGCCAGCGCCCAGTCTTTGGACTGACGGGCATCGTTACGCTGTTTGATCAGGGCTTCGATTTCCTGCACTTCGCCGTCATCGGCCTGCGCGCCGCTTTGCAAAAACAGCTCCGGATCGCGCTCCAGCAGCCCCAGTACGCCAGCCAGTCGACGCAACGCCGCCGCCAGACCGTTGGCCGCCGCCGTATCTTCCGCTTTCAGGCGGTTAATCTCGCGGGCCATGTCGAACAACACCGAGTAGGCTTCCGGCGTATTGAAGTCATCATTCATCGCGTCGCGGAAACGGCTTTCGAAGGCATCGCCCCCCGCCGCCGGCACGGCGGCATCGGTGCCGCGCAGCGCGGTGTACAGGCGCTCCAGCGAGGCGCGCGCCTGCTTGAGGTTTTCTTCCGTGTAATTCAACTGGCTGCGATAGTGGCCGGAGATCAGGAAATAGCGGATAGTCTCGGCATCGTAGTGCATCAGCACATCGCGCATGGTGAAGAAGTTGTTCAGAGACTTGGACATCTTCTCCCTGTCCACCATCACCATGCCGGTATGCATCCAGTAATTCACATACTCGCCGCCGTGCGCGCA is from Dickeya dianthicola NCPPB 453 and encodes:
- the folD gene encoding bifunctional methylenetetrahydrofolate dehydrogenase/methenyltetrahydrofolate cyclohydrolase FolD, with protein sequence MVAKIIDGKTIAQQVKDEVAARVKQRLAEGKRAPGLAVVLVGDNPASQIYVASKRKVCEEVGFVSRSYDLPAITTEPELLALIDELNADAAIDGILVQLPLPAGIDNTKVIERIASNKDVDGFHPYNVGRLCQRAPLLRPCTPRGIVTLLERYDINMFGLNAVVVGASNIVGRPMSMELLLAGCTTTVTHRFTKDLRHHVEHADLLVVAVGKPGFIPGEWIKPGAIVIDVGINRLENGKVVGDVKFDEAAERAAYITPVPGGVGPMTVATLIQNTLQACEEYHDTTAQA
- the ybcJ gene encoding ribosome-associated protein YbcJ, giving the protein MNVFHLDKHPHVELCDLLKLQGWSESGAGAKLAIAAGEVTVDGQTETRKRCKIVAGQVVCFGSESVTVQA